From a region of the Haloferax volcanii DS2 genome:
- a CDS encoding type II toxin-antitoxin system HicA family toxin: MARTTFSGREVVKALTRHDFEPAGRTGSHVQLRYEHPETDEVRTVTVPMKSDIPTGTLQSIAKQSGAKDFHSWCEWIEQTL; this comes from the coding sequence GTGGCGCGAACGACCTTCTCCGGCCGGGAAGTCGTGAAGGCGTTAACCCGTCATGACTTCGAACCCGCTGGCCGAACCGGGAGCCACGTTCAGCTGCGGTACGAACATCCAGAGACTGACGAAGTCCGAACGGTAACCGTACCGATGAAGTCAGACATCCCGACCGGAACGCTTCAGTCCATCGCCAAGCAGTCCGGCGCGAAGGATTTCCACTCGTGGTGCGAGTGGATCGAACAGACGCTGTAA
- a CDS encoding redoxin domain-containing protein encodes MPEFDVVSLPDHDAPSVGDTAPDFTRPLVNAEFWEDAALSDLTDDGPVLLVFHTMAGAFPATYVWNELRDRGVPDEVQTVGVSISSPYEHKSFLAERGVDARLFSDPAAGVAADYDLEHDLDGMAGVTEHRPAVFLLDEERTVQYRWVAAEWPDFPDYEGIADALDDL; translated from the coding sequence ATGCCGGAGTTCGACGTCGTCTCCCTGCCCGACCACGACGCCCCGTCCGTGGGCGACACCGCCCCGGACTTCACCCGCCCGCTCGTCAACGCGGAGTTCTGGGAGGACGCCGCCCTCTCGGACCTCACCGACGACGGGCCAGTCCTCCTCGTGTTTCACACGATGGCGGGCGCGTTCCCCGCGACGTACGTCTGGAACGAACTCCGCGACCGCGGCGTCCCAGACGAGGTACAGACGGTCGGCGTCTCCATCTCGTCGCCGTACGAGCACAAGTCGTTCCTCGCGGAGCGCGGCGTGGACGCCCGCCTGTTTTCGGACCCCGCGGCCGGCGTCGCCGCCGACTACGACCTCGAACACGACCTCGACGGCATGGCCGGCGTCACCGAACACCGCCCCGCCGTGTTCCTCCTCGACGAGGAGCGGACGGTCCAGTACCGCTGGGTCGCCGCGGAGTGGCCGGACTTCCCGGACTACGAGGGCATCGCCGACGCCCTCGACGACCTGTAA
- a CDS encoding hemolysin family protein, translating to MGLPPTQLPPASTLAAAQVSNIPLDDTTITVLGVAAIIVLVGLSAFFSSSEIAMFSLAKHRVDSMVEEGIPGAERVKSLKDDPHRLLVTILVGNNIVNIAMSSLATGLLAVLDFGAGESVLISTFGITTLVLLFGESAPKSYAVENTESWSLRIARPLKYAELLLLPLVVLFDHLTRLVNRVTGGQTAIETTYVTRDEIQNLIETGEREGVIEEEEREMLDRIFRFNSTIAKEVMTPRLDMTAVPKDATIDEAIETCVQADHERVPVYDGNLDNIIGIVNIRNLVREKYYGERGVGIADIVSPTLHVPESKNVDELMAEMQDTRMQMVVVIDEFGTTEGLITLEDMVEEIVGDILEGDEEEPFESVDENTYLVRGEVNIDEVNEMLDIELPEGEEFETLAGFIFNRAGRLVEEGEEISYNDIVIRIEQVDNTRIMKARIRTNAGIEAADGNGDGDDEENGGDEEAEVEPDT from the coding sequence ATGGGTTTGCCGCCGACACAGTTACCACCAGCCTCGACACTCGCGGCCGCACAGGTCTCGAATATTCCGCTGGACGACACGACGATCACAGTCCTCGGCGTGGCTGCGATTATCGTTCTCGTCGGTCTCTCGGCGTTCTTCTCCTCGTCCGAGATCGCGATGTTCTCGCTCGCGAAGCACCGCGTCGACTCGATGGTCGAAGAGGGGATTCCGGGCGCGGAGCGGGTCAAGTCGCTCAAAGACGACCCGCACCGCCTGCTCGTGACCATCCTCGTCGGAAACAACATCGTCAACATCGCGATGTCGTCGCTGGCGACCGGGCTCCTCGCCGTCCTCGACTTCGGCGCGGGCGAGTCGGTCCTCATCTCGACGTTCGGTATCACCACGCTCGTCCTCCTGTTCGGTGAGAGCGCACCGAAGTCATACGCCGTCGAGAACACGGAATCGTGGTCGCTCCGTATCGCACGCCCCCTGAAGTACGCCGAGCTACTGTTGCTCCCGCTCGTCGTCCTGTTCGACCACCTGACGCGGCTCGTCAACCGCGTCACCGGCGGGCAGACCGCCATCGAGACGACGTACGTCACCCGCGACGAGATTCAGAACCTCATCGAGACGGGCGAGCGCGAGGGCGTCATCGAGGAGGAAGAACGCGAGATGCTCGACCGCATCTTCCGCTTCAACTCGACTATCGCCAAGGAGGTCATGACGCCCCGCCTCGACATGACCGCCGTCCCGAAGGACGCGACCATCGACGAGGCCATCGAGACGTGCGTGCAGGCCGACCACGAGCGCGTCCCCGTCTACGACGGGAACCTCGACAACATCATCGGCATCGTCAACATCCGAAACCTCGTCCGCGAGAAGTACTACGGCGAACGCGGCGTCGGCATCGCCGACATCGTCTCGCCGACGCTCCACGTCCCCGAGTCGAAGAACGTCGACGAACTGATGGCCGAGATGCAGGACACCCGGATGCAGATGGTCGTCGTCATCGACGAGTTCGGGACCACCGAGGGGCTCATCACCCTCGAAGACATGGTCGAGGAAATCGTCGGCGACATCCTCGAAGGCGACGAGGAAGAGCCGTTCGAGTCGGTCGACGAGAACACCTACCTCGTCCGCGGCGAGGTCAACATCGACGAGGTCAACGAGATGCTCGACATCGAACTCCCCGAGGGCGAGGAGTTCGAGACGCTCGCCGGCTTCATCTTCAACCGCGCCGGCCGCCTCGTCGAGGAGGGCGAGGAGATCAGCTACAACGACATCGTCATCCGCATCGAGCAGGTCGACAACACGCGCATCATGAAAGCCCGCATCCGGACCAACGCGGGCATCGAAGCCGCCGACGGCAACGGCGACGGCGACGACGAGGAGAACGGCGGCGACGAGGAAGCGGAAGTCGAACCCGACACCTGA
- a CDS encoding inorganic phosphate transporter yields the protein MVAAGTLATFVVAALASLFMAWAIGAGSSGSTPFAPAVGANAISVMRAGFIVGLLGFAGAFLQGANVTNAVGTELIGGVTLTAGAAVVALLTAAVLVAIGVFAGYPIATAFTVTGAVVGVGLAMGGDPAWSKYQQIVSLWVLTPFVGGGASYATARLLRADGVSERWTVPALAGLVGLLVANMEFAGLGGASGSASVARAAAVELTGLGGLGETGWFVAASLLVALAAAAVVGRWVTTDKTRGQRRFLLVLGGLVAFSAGGSQVGLAIGPLVPLLDVVAVPLPALLVGGGLGLLAGSWTGAPRMIKALAQDYSSLGPRRSIAAMIPSFAIAQTAVALGVPVSFNEIIVSAIIGSGYAAGGSGVSGRKMLYTVLAWIGSLALALGLGYGVFTLASSVLGV from the coding sequence GTGGTAGCCGCCGGAACGCTCGCAACGTTCGTCGTCGCCGCCCTCGCCAGCCTGTTCATGGCGTGGGCCATCGGCGCGGGGTCGTCGGGGTCGACGCCGTTCGCGCCCGCCGTCGGAGCCAACGCCATCTCGGTGATGCGCGCGGGCTTCATCGTCGGCCTGCTCGGCTTCGCCGGAGCGTTTCTGCAAGGTGCGAACGTCACCAACGCGGTCGGGACGGAACTCATCGGCGGCGTCACGCTGACCGCGGGGGCCGCGGTCGTCGCGCTCCTCACCGCGGCGGTGCTCGTCGCAATCGGCGTCTTCGCCGGCTACCCCATCGCGACCGCCTTCACCGTCACCGGCGCGGTCGTCGGCGTCGGCCTCGCCATGGGCGGCGACCCCGCGTGGTCGAAGTACCAACAAATCGTCTCGCTGTGGGTGCTCACGCCCTTCGTCGGCGGCGGCGCGTCGTACGCGACCGCCCGGCTCCTCCGCGCCGACGGCGTCTCCGAGCGGTGGACCGTCCCCGCGCTCGCCGGCCTCGTCGGTCTGCTCGTCGCCAACATGGAGTTCGCGGGACTCGGCGGCGCGTCGGGGTCGGCCTCGGTCGCCCGGGCCGCCGCGGTCGAACTGACCGGTCTCGGCGGCCTCGGCGAGACGGGCTGGTTCGTCGCCGCCTCGCTTCTCGTCGCGCTCGCCGCCGCCGCCGTGGTCGGCCGCTGGGTGACGACCGACAAGACTCGCGGCCAGCGGCGCTTCCTGCTCGTTCTCGGCGGCCTCGTCGCCTTCTCTGCCGGCGGCAGTCAGGTCGGCCTCGCCATCGGGCCGCTCGTTCCCCTCCTCGACGTGGTCGCGGTCCCGCTCCCGGCGCTCCTCGTCGGCGGCGGACTGGGCCTCCTCGCGGGGTCGTGGACCGGCGCGCCGCGCATGATTAAGGCGCTCGCGCAGGACTACTCCTCGCTCGGGCCGCGGCGCTCCATCGCGGCGATGATTCCCTCGTTCGCCATCGCCCAGACCGCCGTCGCGCTCGGCGTCCCCGTCTCCTTTAACGAGATTATCGTCAGCGCCATCATCGGTTCGGGCTACGCCGCCGGCGGCTCGGGGGTCTCCGGGCGGAAGATGCTTTACACCGTTCTCGCGTGGATTGGCTCGCTCGCCCTCGCGCTCGGACTGGGCTACGGCGTCTTTACGCTCGCGTCGAGCGTACTCGGCGTGTGA
- a CDS encoding tyrosine-type recombinase/integrase — translation MNGPSELKPREAVRRYLDRRGTELSESSIKTYRYRLKLWVEWCEDQNIERVSDLNGWTFEQFEAFRAGQGIASPTLHGEMETLLGFIEYLERIEAVEDGLSKKVHVPSVPMSERSRDTMLVPDDALRLLRYYRSHSSVRGTRFHAVLELAWHTGARLGALRGLDLRDYYPDEQYVEFVHRPESETPLKNQMNGERTVSLLPEVVESLNTYIEKFRPDGHDDFGRSPLFVTHHGTRISKNGFRGWMYQATQPCVAGPCPHEYEKDSCEFAGSYTQGSKCPSSRSPHHIRTGSITWHRDRGFPAEVTAERVNASQEVIEQHYDKASQRERMELRRRPHLDKLRIE, via the coding sequence ATGAACGGACCCTCAGAACTCAAGCCCCGCGAGGCCGTTCGCCGCTATCTTGACCGTCGAGGGACGGAACTCTCGGAGTCGAGCATCAAGACCTACAGATACCGTCTGAAACTCTGGGTCGAATGGTGCGAGGACCAGAATATCGAGCGCGTCTCTGACCTGAACGGATGGACGTTCGAGCAGTTCGAGGCCTTTCGCGCTGGTCAGGGTATCGCCTCACCCACTCTCCACGGCGAGATGGAGACGCTGCTCGGGTTCATCGAGTACCTCGAGCGCATCGAGGCGGTCGAGGACGGTCTCTCGAAGAAGGTCCACGTACCGAGTGTCCCGATGTCGGAGCGGTCGCGAGACACGATGTTGGTTCCCGACGACGCGCTTCGATTGCTTCGGTACTACCGGTCACACAGTAGCGTCCGCGGGACTCGGTTCCACGCGGTTCTCGAACTCGCGTGGCACACGGGCGCTCGTCTCGGTGCCCTTCGCGGGCTCGATCTGCGCGACTACTACCCCGATGAGCAGTACGTCGAGTTCGTCCACCGGCCGGAGTCCGAGACGCCGCTGAAGAATCAGATGAATGGCGAACGTACGGTTTCGCTCTTGCCGGAGGTCGTCGAGTCGCTGAACACCTACATCGAGAAGTTCCGGCCGGATGGCCACGACGACTTTGGTCGCTCTCCGCTGTTCGTGACGCACCACGGAACTCGTATCTCGAAGAACGGCTTTCGGGGGTGGATGTATCAGGCGACGCAGCCGTGTGTTGCTGGTCCGTGCCCGCACGAGTACGAGAAAGATTCCTGCGAGTTCGCGGGGTCATACACTCAGGGTAGCAAGTGTCCGTCTTCTCGATCACCACACCACATTCGAACGGGGTCGATTACGTGGCACAGAGATCGCGGGTTCCCTGCGGAGGTGACCGCGGAGCGCGTGAATGCGTCTCAAGAGGTTATTGAACAGCATTACGACAAAGCGTCCCAGCGCGAACGGATGGAGCTGCGCCGCCGTCCTCACCTGGACAAACTCCGGATTGAATGA
- a CDS encoding CRISPR-associated protein Cas4, with amino-acid sequence MSALVAASDLACAAYCPRQLYYARRDDDRTPPPAVREVRALAFDYPDLLDATDDELASRPISVSPAAYRERLTRLRERDDWDALTDPVARDELLAGKDCRGVAHKLVGAPDGEGDRPPVPVPSLVSPGEPPERGVWEPQRVRAVALAKALAWEREAPVPRALVEYPAVGVVRTVGLTTGNKAAYRRALRVARDLDFVPSRLRDSAKCESCTYRERCGVKTWSLSSLLGR; translated from the coding sequence GTGTCCGCTCTCGTCGCCGCCTCCGACCTCGCTTGCGCCGCGTACTGCCCGCGACAGCTCTACTACGCCCGCCGCGACGACGACCGAACGCCGCCGCCCGCGGTCCGCGAGGTTCGCGCGCTCGCCTTCGACTACCCCGACCTGCTCGACGCGACCGACGACGAACTCGCGTCGCGGCCGATTTCGGTGTCGCCCGCGGCGTACCGCGAGCGCCTCACCCGACTCCGCGAGCGCGACGACTGGGACGCGCTCACCGACCCCGTCGCCCGCGACGAACTCCTCGCGGGCAAGGACTGCCGCGGCGTCGCGCACAAACTCGTCGGCGCGCCCGACGGCGAGGGGGACCGACCGCCAGTGCCGGTTCCCTCGCTCGTCTCGCCGGGCGAACCGCCCGAGCGCGGCGTCTGGGAGCCCCAGCGCGTCAGGGCCGTTGCGCTGGCGAAGGCGCTCGCATGGGAGCGCGAGGCACCGGTGCCGCGGGCGCTGGTCGAGTACCCGGCGGTCGGCGTCGTCCGGACGGTCGGGCTCACGACCGGGAACAAGGCGGCCTATCGGCGGGCGCTCCGCGTCGCCCGCGACCTCGATTTCGTCCCGTCGCGGCTCCGCGACTCCGCGAAATGCGAGTCCTGTACCTATCGGGAGCGCTGCGGCGTGAAAACGTGGTCGCTGTCGTCGTTACTCGGTCGATGA
- a CDS encoding ISH3-like element ISH51 family transposase: protein MSNNQQTDDEIHEDQLLNFLVNSLDEEVALSLAENAELDAEDIYEVLVGACADGTSVSTLCKRSEDAPHENSVLYHLRTKFDLETLEQIGNTLLQKDILNVLPQQVEVCADLHLRPYYGDEDDTDGLYHSQAKRGTTAFHAYATLYARVKNKRYTLAVRRLEDGDTASSVLAEFLGILDGLDLGVKAVYLDREFYDSKCLTLLQAHNHAYVMPIVRWGQTIKRELSEGWSRVIQHSLTAKLDGHSWTVEFPVYIDCTYQNGRYDEHGVARHGYAADAPFIDSPRDARYHYAKRFGIEASYRLSEQSIATTSTQNPVVRLLYVVVSLLLQNVWRYLHWEYVATPRRGGRRLWEWSFKEFINMVRRAAWTALAVRRAVPANRPPDDRFHR from the coding sequence GTGTCCAACAACCAGCAAACAGACGATGAAATCCACGAGGACCAGCTCCTTAACTTCCTCGTCAACTCTCTTGACGAGGAAGTTGCTCTCTCACTCGCTGAAAACGCTGAACTCGATGCTGAAGACATCTACGAGGTCCTCGTCGGCGCCTGCGCCGACGGGACCTCGGTCTCTACACTCTGCAAGAGAAGCGAAGATGCACCTCACGAAAACTCGGTTCTCTACCATCTCCGCACCAAGTTCGACCTCGAGACGCTCGAACAAATCGGGAACACGCTCCTCCAGAAGGACATTCTCAACGTCCTTCCCCAGCAGGTGGAGGTCTGCGCAGACCTCCACCTGCGGCCCTACTACGGCGACGAAGACGATACAGACGGCCTGTATCACTCACAAGCGAAGCGTGGAACCACCGCGTTTCACGCGTACGCGACACTGTACGCACGCGTGAAGAACAAACGCTACACGCTGGCGGTGCGCCGTCTCGAAGACGGCGACACCGCCAGCAGTGTCCTCGCAGAGTTCCTCGGTATTCTCGACGGCCTTGACCTCGGTGTCAAGGCCGTCTATCTTGACCGCGAATTCTACGACAGCAAGTGTTTGACGCTGCTTCAGGCGCACAACCACGCCTACGTCATGCCGATCGTCCGCTGGGGACAGACGATCAAGCGAGAACTCTCAGAAGGGTGGAGTCGCGTGATTCAGCACAGTCTGACAGCGAAACTCGACGGTCACAGCTGGACCGTCGAGTTTCCCGTCTACATCGACTGTACCTACCAGAACGGACGGTACGACGAACATGGCGTGGCGCGTCACGGCTACGCCGCTGACGCGCCGTTCATCGACTCACCACGGGACGCTCGATACCACTACGCGAAACGCTTCGGTATCGAGGCAAGCTATCGACTCTCCGAGCAAAGTATCGCGACGACCTCGACACAAAATCCGGTCGTACGGCTGTTGTACGTCGTGGTGAGCCTGCTGTTACAGAACGTCTGGCGGTATTTGCACTGGGAGTACGTGGCGACGCCCCGCCGTGGGGGGCGTCGCCTCTGGGAGTGGTCGTTCAAGGAGTTCATCAATATGGTCCGTCGAGCAGCGTGGACGGCCCTCGCGGTGCGTCGGGCCGTCCCCGCGAACCGACCACCAGACGACCGGTTCCACCGGTAA
- a CDS encoding spermidine synthase, which translates to MASTATGSWLRMTRPELAVFVSGVTSMGLEILAGRMVAPEFGSSIYTWGSIIGVFLAALSLGYHRGGQQAEQASNGALARVFIGTAAYIAGVILLGDLFIQSTAGLPVPSRFASLPAITLLFGPPTYFLGFISPYAAELSGRTDVGSASGHVYAVGTVGSIIGAFATTYVLIPSLSVTNIGLVFGLVSVVTALALVRPEIGREEAVWSVGIAAVLVLASATGGVGLDSRGSTVYHTQTAYQELRVADAGGTRTLYLDGQPHSAMDLDDPTRHVFDYTSYFHVPFLLSDDIDRVLFVGGGGFTGPRVFLEKYPNVTVDVVELDPEVVDIAEEYFRVEESPRLNVHTMDGRQYLRETNRTYDLIVLDAYQKDKVPFQLTTQEFMQLTSDRLDDDGVLFANVISAPSGPASQFYRTEYKTIQSVYPQVYSFPTAGRVVVQNIEVVATKDETLVTAEELQRRNRNRNIGIDLAAELTSYRNDEPTDDVPLLTDDRAPVDSLLDPMVGQRYVVQRTNETEQRAADRNATPRSAVAGTAVRAA; encoded by the coding sequence ATGGCATCGACCGCCACCGGCTCGTGGCTCCGGATGACGCGGCCCGAACTCGCCGTGTTCGTCTCCGGGGTCACGAGCATGGGTCTGGAGATTCTCGCCGGGCGAATGGTCGCTCCCGAGTTCGGCAGCAGCATCTACACGTGGGGGAGCATCATCGGCGTCTTCCTCGCGGCGCTGAGCCTCGGCTACCACCGGGGCGGACAGCAGGCCGAACAGGCGTCGAACGGCGCGCTCGCCCGCGTCTTCATCGGCACGGCGGCGTACATCGCGGGCGTCATTCTCCTCGGCGACCTGTTCATCCAGTCGACCGCCGGCCTCCCCGTCCCGAGCCGATTCGCGTCGCTCCCCGCCATCACGCTCCTGTTCGGGCCGCCGACCTACTTCCTCGGCTTCATCAGTCCCTACGCGGCGGAACTCTCCGGGCGGACCGACGTGGGGTCGGCCTCGGGGCACGTCTACGCCGTCGGCACCGTCGGGAGCATCATCGGCGCGTTCGCCACCACGTACGTTCTCATCCCGTCCCTGAGCGTCACCAACATCGGACTCGTCTTCGGCCTCGTCTCGGTCGTGACGGCGCTCGCGCTCGTCCGACCCGAAATCGGTCGAGAGGAAGCGGTCTGGAGCGTCGGCATCGCCGCCGTCCTCGTCCTCGCGTCCGCGACCGGGGGCGTCGGTCTCGACTCCCGCGGCAGCACCGTCTACCACACCCAGACTGCCTACCAAGAGCTTCGCGTCGCCGACGCGGGCGGGACGCGGACGCTCTACCTCGACGGCCAGCCCCACAGCGCGATGGACCTCGACGACCCGACGCGGCACGTCTTCGACTACACGTCGTACTTTCACGTCCCCTTCCTGTTGTCCGACGATATCGACCGCGTGCTGTTCGTCGGCGGCGGCGGGTTCACCGGCCCGCGCGTGTTCTTGGAGAAGTACCCGAACGTGACCGTCGACGTGGTCGAACTTGACCCCGAAGTCGTCGACATCGCCGAGGAGTACTTCCGCGTCGAGGAGTCGCCGCGACTCAACGTCCACACGATGGACGGCCGGCAGTATCTCCGGGAGACGAACCGGACGTACGACCTCATCGTCCTCGACGCCTACCAGAAAGACAAGGTCCCGTTCCAGCTGACGACACAGGAGTTCATGCAGCTCACGTCGGACCGCCTCGACGACGACGGCGTCCTGTTCGCCAACGTCATCTCCGCGCCCAGCGGCCCGGCCTCGCAGTTCTACCGCACGGAGTACAAGACGATACAGTCGGTCTACCCGCAGGTGTACAGCTTCCCCACCGCCGGGCGCGTCGTCGTCCAGAACATCGAGGTCGTGGCGACGAAAGACGAGACGCTCGTGACCGCCGAGGAGCTTCAACGTCGGAACCGGAACCGGAATATCGGCATCGACCTCGCGGCCGAACTCACATCGTACCGGAACGACGAACCCACCGACGACGTGCCGCTCCTCACCGACGACCGCGCCCCGGTCGATAGCCTCTTGGACCCGATGGTCGGCCAACGCTACGTCGTCCAGCGGACGAACGAGACCGAACAGCGCGCGGCCGACAGGAACGCCACTCCCCGGAGCGCGGTCGCCGGCACGGCCGTGAGGGCGGCGTAG
- a CDS encoding glutaredoxin family protein, with amino-acid sequence MADEQPAITLYRLQACPFCERVVRTLDEQGLAYQSRFVEPMHSDRNVVKRVSGKRSVPAIVDDNTGVTMSESANIVDYLEHTYGEGA; translated from the coding sequence ATGGCAGACGAGCAACCGGCGATTACGCTGTACCGACTGCAAGCGTGCCCGTTCTGCGAGCGGGTCGTCCGCACGCTCGACGAACAGGGTCTCGCCTACCAGTCGCGGTTCGTCGAGCCGATGCACTCCGACCGGAACGTCGTCAAGCGCGTCTCGGGCAAGCGCTCGGTCCCGGCCATCGTCGACGACAACACCGGCGTCACGATGTCCGAGTCGGCGAACATCGTCGACTACCTCGAACACACCTACGGGGAGGGAGCTTGA
- a CDS encoding L-threonylcarbamoyladenylate synthase: MSDDVQRAAAAIRRGEAVVYPTETVYGMGADATNADAVERVFDIKGRDRDNPLSAGFPDVDAALELVEVDDREEAFMRRFLPGPVTVVVERRDSLPDALVAGKDRIGVRIPDHELALALFRASGTPVTATSANRSGTGSITHPSQLSDEIREAVAVVLDGGTTPGTESTVVDPGRGVVHRRGAMADDIEAWLDEHDDDA; encoded by the coding sequence ATGAGCGACGACGTACAGCGTGCCGCCGCCGCCATCCGCCGCGGCGAGGCGGTCGTCTACCCGACCGAGACGGTCTACGGCATGGGCGCGGACGCGACGAACGCCGACGCGGTCGAACGCGTCTTCGACATCAAGGGCCGCGACCGAGACAACCCGCTCTCCGCCGGCTTCCCCGACGTGGACGCCGCGCTGGAGCTCGTCGAGGTCGACGACCGCGAGGAGGCCTTTATGCGCCGGTTCCTCCCCGGTCCGGTGACGGTCGTCGTGGAGCGACGCGACAGCCTGCCGGACGCGCTCGTCGCCGGGAAAGACCGCATCGGCGTCCGCATCCCCGACCACGAACTCGCGCTCGCCCTCTTTCGCGCGTCCGGGACGCCCGTCACCGCGACCAGCGCCAACCGCTCCGGCACCGGGAGCATCACGCACCCCTCGCAGCTCTCCGACGAGATTCGGGAGGCGGTCGCCGTCGTCCTCGACGGCGGGACGACACCCGGAACCGAGAGCACCGTCGTCGACCCCGGCCGCGGCGTCGTCCACCGCCGCGGCGCGATGGCCGACGACATCGAGGCGTGGTTAGACGAGCACGACGACGACGCGTAA
- a CDS encoding DUF7861 family protein → MVHDRIHAREPTHDRDRWTEGVVESTVERDGHWVARARPAGSDRPADETVERAGDGSVELVVTFAVRDLFLRRLDVDAGESPVGCRFWYRKKRR, encoded by the coding sequence ATGGTTCACGACAGAATCCACGCCAGAGAGCCGACGCACGACCGCGACCGCTGGACCGAGGGCGTCGTCGAGTCGACCGTCGAACGCGACGGCCATTGGGTGGCCCGCGCGCGCCCGGCCGGCAGCGACCGACCGGCTGACGAGACGGTCGAACGTGCGGGCGACGGCTCGGTCGAACTGGTCGTCACCTTCGCGGTCCGCGACCTGTTTCTCCGCCGACTCGATGTCGACGCCGGCGAGTCGCCCGTCGGCTGTCGGTTCTGGTACCGAAAGAAGCGACGGTAA
- a CDS encoding type II toxin-antitoxin system HicB family antitoxin: MASATRDDNGEEGVEFIHEDDGSITARDIETGIASFGETKSEALRMLSEALLLHEGGGEPVTDEDLEELGLDTDEFDDRELPDFMQ; encoded by the coding sequence ATGGCTAGTGCGACCCGTGATGATAACGGCGAGGAGGGCGTCGAGTTCATCCACGAGGATGACGGCAGTATCACCGCCCGAGACATCGAGACGGGGATCGCATCCTTCGGCGAGACGAAGTCTGAGGCGCTTCGGATGCTCTCGGAGGCGCTTCTGCTGCACGAAGGGGGTGGCGAACCCGTCACGGACGAAGATCTCGAGGAGTTGGGACTCGATACTGACGAGTTCGACGATCGAGAGCTTCCGGACTTCATGCAGTAA
- a CDS encoding DUF7386 family protein, with product MTKRTSLKLTDERQLLFDKASEIVARDVSDDPPRSDVIDAALTHLIESYENLEEVRDAYPPQTVKDCCNTSVLGMRYRTSLESQWR from the coding sequence ATGACCAAACGAACCAGCCTGAAGTTGACCGACGAACGGCAGCTGCTCTTCGACAAAGCAAGCGAGATCGTGGCTCGAGATGTGTCGGACGATCCGCCGCGAAGTGATGTGATCGACGCGGCGCTCACGCACTTGATCGAGAGCTACGAAAATCTCGAGGAAGTTCGCGATGCGTATCCGCCTCAGACTGTGAAGGACTGTTGCAATACGTCCGTGTTGGGGATGCGATATCGGACGAGTTTGGAGAGTCAGTGGAGGTGA